The proteins below are encoded in one region of Hordeum vulgare subsp. vulgare chromosome 3H, MorexV3_pseudomolecules_assembly, whole genome shotgun sequence:
- the LOC123439749 gene encoding trinucleotide repeat-containing gene 18 protein-like — protein sequence MQGHADGESGLATAPSSPTRYLCSERDGECDEDGGGIHYFFSAPASPVHYILRSPPASSASVHYAPSTDVDFCTVPGDFEFAARHRGVDGAGAGVTMSSAEELFLSGRIRVGCLSPIRQEMDCREQQGEDGEDEGGVEGRSPRPRRTRSASPPRSPRLAKTAEPADSLASASSSSSSSSSSSAKTMRRRISLRDLLGRTCSDPSMRPPAPITTAAERSGSWLPSIWPARAKKALPCPAPQPARRSVSSVRAAPGGAGRDEAPRRRTTSLPYRQGLVLGCLGLGARSYGLAKSMHPLSTR from the coding sequence ATGCAGGGCCACGCCGACGGCGAGAGCGGCCTCGCCACCGCGCCTTCCAGCCCCACACGCTACCTCTGCTCCGAGCGAGACGGTGAGTGTGACGAAGACGGCGGAGGCATCCATTACTTCTTCAGCGCCCCGGCCAGCCCCGTGCACTACATCCTCCGTTCGCCGCCAGCGTCCTCCGCCTCGGTCCACTACGCTCCCTCCACGGATGTAGACTTCTGCACGGTCCCCGGCGACTTCGAGTTCGCCGCGCGCCACCGGGGCGTCGATGGCGCCGGCGCTGGCGTCACCATGAGCTCCGCCGAGGAGCTCTTCCTCTCAGGCCGCATCCGCGTAGGTTGCCTCTCACCTATCCGCCAAGAGATGGATTGCAGGGAGCAGCAGGGGGAGGACGGCGAGGACGAGGGCGGCGTCGAAGGCCGGTCGCCGCGGCCTCGCCGGACCAGGTCGGCTTCGCCGCCCCGGAGCCCGCGGCTCGCCAAGACTGCAGAGCCTGCCGACTCCTTGGCATCAgcgtcatcatcctcctcctcctcctcctcttcctctgccAAGACCATGCGGCGGAGGATATCGCTGCGGGACCTCCTCGGCCGCACCTGCAGCGATCCCTCGATGAGGCCGCCGGCTCCTATTACCACCGCCGCCGAGAGGTCAGGATCCTGGCTGCCATCTATCTGGCCGGCGCGGGCCAAGAAAGCTCTGCCCTGCCCGGCGCCGCAGCCTGCTCGCCGGTCAGTTTCGTCGGTCAGGGCAGCACCGGGCGGCGCGGGGCGCGATGAGGCGCCGCGGCGGCGCACAACGTCTCTGCCGTACCGGCAAGGCCTGGTTCTTGGATGCCTCGGCCTAGGAGCCCGGAGCTACGGGCTCGCGAAGTCTATGCACCCCCTCTCCACGCGGTGA
- the LOC123443383 gene encoding replication protein A 14 kDa subunit-like, giving the protein MDTSAPSPFVNGEILKMFLGRRVRTVVQVQHNEGGVLLGLSTDGHQLTIRGAPGAPEPPHYIEVIGIADSSLSIRAESCTDFGENFDGVAFNGLCKLANDKYKYMFL; this is encoded by the exons ATGGATACTTCAGCTCCTTCACCATTTGTCAATGGAGAGATTCTGAAGATGTTTCTTGGGCGACGAGTGCGCACAGTGGTTCAAGTCCAACACAATGAAGGTGGAGTTCTTCTTGGGCTGTCCACTGATGGGCATCAGTTGACTATCAGAGGTGCTCCTGGTGCCCCTGAGCCACCACACTACATCGAGGTTATTGGGATCGCTGATAGCAGCCTGTCAATCCGTGCTGAATCTTGCACTGATTTTGGTGAAAACTTTG ATGGTGTGGCATTCAACGGGCTATGCAAGCTTGCAAACGACAAGTACAAGTACATGTTCCTGTAG